The genomic segment GGAGGTTTGAACAACAAGTTTGGCAGTTTTACGGAAGGCATGGCCTTGCCTTCGATGAGCAAGGTGCTAACCAACCGGTTTCAAATGAATGTGATCGCCCCGAATGTCAAGGTTCGCAAAGGCGGAGAGGAATTTGAAATTGATGTGCTGGCCTATGCCAACACGGACGTGAACGCGGTTTATCTGGTGGAAGTCAAAAGTCATCTGCGGGATGANNNNNNNNNNNNNNNNNNNNNNNNNNNNNNNNNNNNNNNNNNNNNNNNNNNNNNNNNNNTTTTCCCGGAACATCAGGACAAGAAAGTCTATGGCATTCTCGCCGGAGTGGATGTTTCCCGTGATGTCAAAAAAAGAGCCGCGCAGGAAGGCGTCTATTTGGCGCTGATTCATGATGACCTGTTTGACCTCAAGGTTCCCGCACATTTCCAGCCCAGAGCGATCACCGCCCCCATTGCCAATCCGTATTGATTTTACTCTGCACTCGGCAGGATTCAGTCACGGATGGTAACAGGCAAACCATTCCGGATGCGTAATCCAGTCCTGTCTAAATTCTTCCAGTTTCTGGATGGTGCCAATGTCCTTCCAGTAGCAAGAGCCTGTGTTGAAGCAGCGAACAGGGTATTTCATATGACTGAGGCGGAGGTAAGTGTCGATGATGGAAAAAGAGCCTGATTCAGTCATGACAGGGAAAATTGAGGGTGAAATGACATGAATGCCGCTGAAGCCTGCTTCATACACCTTTCCTTCCGGAGGACGCGTCTGCACCCGGAGATCTTTTTTATAATAGTGAATGCCGCACAGAAAACCGGACTCATCCACGAGCAGGCGTGTTTGGGTTTCTCGTTCCTGAACACAGAGAGTGGCAAGATTCTGTGCTTGCAGATGATACTGATAGGCCTGCTTTAAATCGGCATTGCAGAAAATGTCGGCATTGTGCAGAAAAAATGGGGAATCGTCCCAGAAATCAAGGGTTTTAAGCAGTCCACCGCCTGTTCCCAGAATTTCCTCTTCATGCGAAGTTTCGATTTTCAGTCCATCGGCCGGACGGTTTTTCAGATATTGCTTGATTTGATCCGCAAGATAATGCGTATTAAGGATGACGGAGGTGACTCCCAGATATTTTAACCGCTGAATCGTCCATTCCAGAGCTGGAATATTGTCCACAGGCACCAGTGCCTTGGGAAGTGCTAATGTGATCGGTTGAAGTCGTGTGCCTTTGCCAGCGGCAAGAATCATGGCTTTCATAAGAAGGACTCCTCTTTTATTACCTGAAATCTGGCTTGTTCAGGGCTTGGTCAGATAAAGACAATTGTCAAAACGTCGATCGTTTTATGGGAGATCGTTATGTTAAAAAAAGTAGCTACGCGCACCATTGATGACCTGTTGTTTGATTTTTCTCCGCACAAAACCAAAGATATCAAACTTCGGGAGTTGTGTGAACGGATTTATTCGCTCTTTCAGCAATGTGCTTCTCCTAGTGGAAAAAATCTGGTGGAGGTTCTGGAAGACATCAATGAAACGCATTATCAGTATATTTTTGAAAAAATATGCCAGCATGTGCGGCAAAAGTATTATCATTCGCTGTCAGACGGTTTGAAGCAGAATCGAAGCTATGTCAAGGAATATGAAAATGAGTTTTTTCTGGCAAACTATCAGTCTTTACGAGACATTCTGGGGTTGTTCAAACTCCATGAAAACCATAAACGAATGCCAACCTATCTTCAAAAACGGGTTTCTGAAAAGATGGTCACAACCCTGTATGAAGAAATTATTCCCAAATCAAGAATTCTGTATACACATCGCCATAATCTGCTTCGTGCTCTGGATAACAAGATTGAAACCATTGAACTGATTGATTACCACTATGATGGCGAACCGATTCCCCTGTTCATCAAGAATATCTATATTCATAAAATCAATAAATTTCAGGGATACTCCATCAAAGTATGGGAAATCACTCCGGCCAAAGTGACTCAACCGACTCCGGTCTGTCTGATTCCCGGTGTTTCCGGCAATTATTTCAGTTTTCATTGTATTGGCAATAACAGCCTGGATTACCATCTGGTCAAGGAAGGCAGTCGGGTGTTTGTGCTGGATCACGATTGGGAAGGACATAATGCCAGCATGGATTTTTACGCGGAATATCTGATGACCGCCATCATTGATTTTGTGAAACACCGAACTGCCAGGTCACAGGTGATGTTATTGGGACATGGTCTGGGTGGTTCGATGATCCTGTTCAATCAGGTTCTCAACGCGGTTCAGCATCCTCGTTTGATTGATGCGGTCAAGGCGATCCTGCTGGTGAATACACCAATCACCATCAATTCCAATCATCCGCTGTTTAAAAAGTTGAAAAAAACGGCGGAATTTGCGGTGTCGATGCTGGATCGGCAAAAATATTTTTCAATCAAAAAAACAACGTCCTTGCTGGCGCGTTTCCCCGGTCTGATTTCGTTGCTGAGTGTGGATTTTCAACTCAACACAAAAATGGTGGAATGGGTGGAACAACAGACACAACAGCATTTACCCTGGGAGGGAAATCATTTTCAGTTCAATCCTTTCACCAATCATCCGCAGGCGTTGAAAACCCTGTTGGAACGGGGCATGACCGATCCTCCGCATATGGTTCTGAAACATTTGTTGCATATCCTCAACTCCGGAGTGGATGGAATGGTTTCTGCCAATTATGAGGAAGTTCACTCTGCCGCTGATGGAGAAATTAAAGACATTCAAAAAGATTGGGAACATGAATGGGAGCATAACACACCCTCCAGTCAGGTGTTGGGCATCAATTATACGGAAAATCTCTATCGCATACAGGGCAATGTTCCGATTCTGGCAGTTCATGCCTCTAACGATGTGCTGTGTCCTCCGTCCGGATTTCTCAAATATTGGGATTCCCTGCCACATCTCAACAAGCTTAAACTGGACAGTTCCCCCAGAGATTTCAGCAATCAGGAAAGCAATCTGCGGGAGATTGAGCGGTTCATTGAGTCTGGCCGTTGCTCCTCTGCCATCCATGTC from the SAR324 cluster bacterium genome contains:
- a CDS encoding DUF3782 domain-containing protein, whose amino-acid sequence is GGLNNKFGSFTEGMALPSMSKVLTNRFQMNVIAPNVKVRKGGEEFEIDVLAYANTDVNAVYLVEVKSHLRD
- a CDS encoding nucleotidyltransferase family protein translates to MKAMILAAGKGTRLQPITLALPKALVPVDNIPALEWTIQRLKYLGVTSVILNTHYLADQIKQYLKNRPADGLKIETSHEEEILGTGGGLLKTLDFWDDSPFFLHNADIFCNADLKQAYQYHLQAQNLATLCVQERETQTRLLVDESGFLCGIHYYKKDLRVQTRPPEGKVYEAGFSGIHVISPSIFPVMTESGSFSIIDTYLRLSHMKYPVRCFNTGSCYWKDIGTIQKLEEFRQDWITHPEWFACYHP
- a CDS encoding alpha/beta hydrolase is translated as MLKKVATRTIDDLLFDFSPHKTKDIKLRELCERIYSLFQQCASPSGKNLVEVLEDINETHYQYIFEKICQHVRQKYYHSLSDGLKQNRSYVKEYENEFFLANYQSLRDILGLFKLHENHKRMPTYLQKRVSEKMVTTLYEEIIPKSRILYTHRHNLLRALDNKIETIELIDYHYDGEPIPLFIKNIYIHKINKFQGYSIKVWEITPAKVTQPTPVCLIPGVSGNYFSFHCIGNNSLDYHLVKEGSRVFVLDHDWEGHNASMDFYAEYLMTAIIDFVKHRTARSQVMLLGHGLGGSMILFNQVLNAVQHPRLIDAVKAILLVNTPITINSNHPLFKKLKKTAEFAVSMLDRQKYFSIKKTTSLLARFPGLISLLSVDFQLNTKMVEWVEQQTQQHLPWEGNHFQFNPFTNHPQALKTLLERGMTDPPHMVLKHLLHILNSGVDGMVSANYEEVHSAADGEIKDIQKDWEHEWEHNTPSSQVLGINYTENLYRIQGNVPILAVHASNDVLCPPSGFLKYWDSLPHLNKLKLDSSPRDFSNQESNLREIERFIESGRCSSAIHVTVHEGQHLDSLITQKRVFSTFIHAVEQLPMKPEEAVRKELKVFQEWMNKDISVEKKLILTKDLSNKIRALEPHFFMSETMKIIDILLEVLLLEIPLPGYDKIFQDLMVRGDEQMAEPEELKHNVYWCTIQTIISLEPDPQELMGIVLERLREGKKLPDVTVRTFLDLGSALYDYSLTRKKELTQAVMTLFEAIMMEGIKHSNSKVALHAVRGFFHTRNSDFIHKGIDLYLGFPKAWKDKTRTIYWDEINKFISESLHHTSEDIVSSMEAFLKLYDEIGTHAEQSGV